In Roseofilum casamattae BLCC-M143, the following proteins share a genomic window:
- a CDS encoding SpoIIE family protein phosphatase, with protein sequence MAQPIVPNHIEYLILDRRLSIQDCSEGAQRLSGLNDALEIGKSLQHYFPETFGLEEVLESVLTGELDTFDIKAISRSLNPDSPLYVDLYFTADLNGDGDGRLILFLEDVTSRMNLEQSLVQATNENAIAIHNLEEKTTELAIANEQIDRLNQQLTSENIRLSTELDILREMQQLILPKPEDLAKIEELDIAGYMKPADEVGGDYYDVLAIDGVVTIAIGDVTGHGLESGILMLMTQTAVRTLNEIRENNPIRFLDILNRTICKNVQRMKTDKNLTLSILNYAHGILTVSGQHEEAIVVRQGGCIERIDTMDLGLPIGLDDNITEFLSYTRIELSSGEGVVLYTDGITEAKNGEGDRYGIDRLCEQISHIWDRKAEQIKLEIINDLKSFIGQEKIFDDITLVVLKQNGDAQPDRNQ encoded by the coding sequence ATGGCTCAACCGATTGTCCCCAACCACATTGAATATTTAATCTTAGATCGGCGCTTGAGTATCCAAGATTGTTCTGAAGGTGCTCAGCGCCTGAGCGGACTAAACGATGCTCTCGAGATTGGCAAGTCTTTGCAGCATTATTTTCCGGAAACATTTGGATTGGAGGAGGTGTTAGAGTCGGTATTGACGGGAGAGCTGGATACATTCGATATTAAGGCAATCTCCCGTTCTCTCAATCCAGATAGTCCTCTCTATGTTGACTTGTATTTCACGGCCGATCTCAATGGAGATGGGGATGGGAGGCTGATTCTATTTCTGGAAGATGTTACCAGTCGGATGAATTTAGAGCAGAGCTTAGTCCAAGCTACCAATGAAAATGCAATCGCCATCCATAATTTAGAAGAGAAAACGACGGAATTGGCGATCGCCAACGAACAAATCGATCGACTCAATCAACAGCTAACCTCCGAAAATATACGCTTATCCACGGAGCTGGATATTTTGCGGGAGATGCAGCAGTTAATCCTTCCTAAACCCGAAGATCTAGCTAAAATCGAAGAATTAGACATTGCTGGGTATATGAAACCCGCTGATGAAGTCGGAGGAGATTACTATGATGTGCTCGCGATTGATGGCGTGGTGACTATTGCCATTGGAGATGTTACCGGCCATGGTCTCGAAAGTGGTATCCTGATGTTAATGACCCAAACTGCCGTGCGCACTCTCAATGAAATTCGGGAAAACAATCCCATCCGTTTTTTAGATATTCTCAATCGCACGATTTGCAAAAACGTACAACGGATGAAAACCGATAAAAATTTAACTCTCTCGATATTGAATTATGCCCATGGTATTTTAACAGTTAGCGGTCAGCATGAAGAAGCAATTGTGGTGCGTCAAGGAGGTTGCATCGAACGGATTGATACAATGGATTTGGGCTTGCCCATTGGATTAGATGATAATATTACCGAGTTTCTGAGTTACACTCGGATCGAACTCTCCTCAGGGGAAGGGGTTGTCCTGTATACTGATGGTATCACTGAGGCCAAGAATGGGGAAGGCGATCGCTATGGCATCGATCGGTTGTGCGAGCAAATAAGCCACATCTGGGACAGAAAGGCCGAACAGATTAAGCTCGAGATTATCAACGACTTAAAATCGTTTATTGGGCAAGAAAAAATATTTGACGATATTACCTTAGTTGTTTTAAAGCAAAATGGAGACGCTCAACCCGATCGCAATCAATAA
- a CDS encoding Cas10/Cmr2 second palm domain-containing protein encodes MTTTVYTAITFAPVQGFIEKSRKLRDLYGSSYLLSHLAEAICEEAREYFGVPRKKPPRDRDPVVSPALINVTQGTPNQIILKGEFPKEHAKQAIDDAWGNVLEVCQRWLETECKSWIDPHYQNWVDLNIWEKSNAGNKKYPWTEHWYLWRRYTWEFFWATGSTVTEAREALNEVKRSRAWIGVNWIGESSSLSGADAVAYPGMGLWTGKRENNSVNLKKWNFTTQQAEIKDFYQFLSAKIGQQFVSSGRSTNQYTQEQLERYEEYGAAIVDPSEELSLPELVKRLITLDTVAPQIPIETPDSYRDLNRLESTNWTGWFQGDGDKAGEYLKSLKEEGKDEAEELHKFSLAMMEWGRDDLKPSLPQNLGRIIYAGGDDFLGVFYRSDKDLSAPECLQWFYDFKSENNNDIWKRHKQPITVSVGFVWAGHAVPQRDVLQHCREAEQSAKKNGRDRIALRILFNSGNYLEWVCPWELLQPILEGYRDREKGKNWTHIYNDVAILESRRAFEGQTEIACNLFKLYFTQENQKNEGSYCVNIDNPKLWWNKKTKTPTGETKVHTGILGEPENYLENGQLSPEKVNRAFNNWIINLAKVGFHLCHS; translated from the coding sequence ATGACGACAACGGTCTATACGGCAATTACGTTTGCCCCCGTGCAGGGATTTATCGAAAAGTCACGCAAGTTACGAGATTTATATGGCAGTTCGTATTTGCTGTCCCATTTAGCCGAAGCCATTTGCGAAGAGGCCAGAGAGTACTTTGGTGTCCCCAGAAAGAAGCCGCCGCGCGATCGCGATCCTGTAGTTTCTCCTGCCTTGATTAACGTCACTCAAGGAACGCCCAACCAAATTATCCTGAAAGGAGAGTTCCCCAAAGAACATGCCAAACAAGCGATAGATGACGCTTGGGGAAATGTATTAGAGGTCTGCCAAAGGTGGTTGGAAACGGAGTGCAAAAGTTGGATTGACCCCCACTACCAGAATTGGGTTGACCTCAACATTTGGGAAAAGAGTAACGCAGGGAATAAAAAATATCCTTGGACAGAACATTGGTATTTATGGCGGCGTTATACTTGGGAGTTTTTTTGGGCGACGGGAAGTACTGTAACTGAAGCGAGAGAAGCATTGAATGAGGTGAAGCGATCGCGCGCTTGGATTGGTGTTAATTGGATTGGCGAAAGTTCTAGTCTTTCCGGTGCAGATGCTGTAGCTTATCCAGGCATGGGGTTGTGGACGGGAAAACGAGAGAATAACTCTGTGAATCTGAAAAAATGGAACTTTACAACGCAACAAGCAGAAATTAAAGACTTTTACCAATTTCTTTCCGCAAAAATCGGCCAGCAATTTGTCTCTTCCGGTCGCTCGACCAACCAGTATACGCAAGAACAACTGGAACGCTATGAAGAGTATGGAGCTGCGATCGTAGATCCAAGCGAAGAATTAAGCCTTCCGGAACTGGTGAAACGATTAATTACCTTAGATACGGTTGCTCCCCAAATCCCGATCGAAACTCCCGATAGCTACCGCGACCTCAACCGTCTGGAGTCCACAAACTGGACCGGTTGGTTCCAAGGAGATGGAGACAAAGCGGGAGAATATCTGAAAAGCCTGAAAGAAGAGGGGAAAGATGAAGCTGAAGAACTGCATAAATTTAGCCTTGCCATGATGGAGTGGGGACGGGATGACCTGAAGCCGAGTTTACCCCAAAATTTAGGCAGAATTATCTATGCTGGCGGCGATGACTTTTTGGGCGTATTTTATCGCTCGGACAAAGATCTTTCTGCCCCAGAATGCTTGCAATGGTTCTATGATTTCAAGTCAGAGAACAATAATGATATCTGGAAGCGACACAAACAACCGATTACCGTTAGCGTTGGCTTTGTTTGGGCCGGTCATGCCGTACCTCAGCGCGATGTATTGCAACATTGCCGAGAGGCAGAGCAATCGGCGAAAAAGAACGGGCGCGATCGCATTGCCTTGCGTATCTTATTTAATAGTGGCAACTATCTCGAATGGGTATGCCCTTGGGAATTGCTCCAGCCTATTTTAGAGGGATATCGCGATCGCGAGAAGGGAAAAAACTGGACGCATATCTATAACGATGTTGCCATTCTTGAATCCCGTCGTGCCTTTGAAGGACAAACCGAGATTGCTTGCAACCTATTCAAACTTTACTTCACTCAAGAAAATCAAAAGAATGAAGGAAGTTATTGTGTCAATATAGACAATCCCAAGTTGTGGTGGAATAAGAAAACCAAAACACCCACTGGCGAAACCAAAGTACACACCGGCATTTTAGGAGAACCAGAAAACTACCTCGAAAATGGTCAACTTTCCCCAGAAAAAGTCAATCGTGCCTTCAACAACTGGATAATTAACCTCGCCAAAGTTGGATTTCACTTATGCCACAGCTAG
- a CDS encoding OmpA family protein: protein MNMDNLFDWLIEKPLTSPNNEETTDKRVLARSQERDSNNSLDRTLDVLCELLLDPDPSSSKDSHREEELLPPIVVRAELLEEEEIATNTDAPEPSGDAESGAEIAVTRTLDSAPTPEVSSSSAPEATLSAADASAETAAPVDLTNDLKKLLALSLQPDKGQTNTGHSDRSTPSNRTDAFPAVESLETNSSVSNLSQLFASGEGGSLEERLTFLEQQTALINPLMPLISELMGFDLTVSHEHSIRVLTPIIDKIIENRARQDSKAMSMVLADLIPNAIAEEIQRSPREVAKALAPEVSLAIEEQIRLERNSIAKALGPEMGTAIQRQIECEREAMVDALYPVIGSTIAKYMADVIQTINHKVESALTLQGVQRKIQAKVQGVSEAELIFQESMPFSVRAIFLIHKASGLVISEYQPDDEERLESDMLAGMLTAIRSFVNDCITADGTTSELNEIEYDDSKILIEVAGYSYMAVIVRGDPSQAFLQEVEISFSFLLQRFSDSFAEFDGDPDTIPEDVPQQLEKLFEEGQKKQRNNSFPWSLIVLLIAGVAAIAIPWIVISRRAHAERQLREQVGRVLLTSPELSVYSITPEFDGDRLELSGRVPNDYLRAKAGELVSESFPELIVDNDIVAVDLPPDLEAAAMEVARITEVLNQLDGVAIASSYEQGHVELAGQVVEVRDLDKILGSLESIAGVSSVFSRIQLQESPVKMKFYYESGSVQLHPADRAEEIPKIAQFLAQYPEFDLMITGHSDKEGVWGENQRISLERAEAVKIALQQEGVDPRRLKVQGTTDLPPGIDSDDSLALSRCVRFELFRPIKVGT from the coding sequence ATGAATATGGACAATCTATTTGACTGGTTGATCGAAAAACCTCTGACTTCCCCCAACAATGAAGAAACAACCGACAAAAGGGTTTTGGCCCGATCGCAAGAACGGGACTCCAACAACTCATTGGATCGTACCCTAGATGTATTGTGCGAACTATTATTAGACCCAGATCCCTCTTCTAGCAAAGACTCTCATCGAGAGGAGGAACTCTTACCCCCCATCGTTGTTCGGGCAGAATTACTCGAAGAAGAGGAGATCGCGACAAACACCGATGCTCCAGAACCCAGTGGCGATGCAGAGAGCGGAGCTGAGATCGCGGTAACAAGGACTTTAGACTCTGCACCCACCCCGGAGGTGAGTTCTTCATCGGCTCCAGAGGCAACTTTATCAGCCGCTGATGCTTCTGCAGAAACCGCCGCTCCAGTAGACCTAACGAATGACCTGAAAAAGCTACTTGCTTTATCTCTCCAGCCCGACAAGGGACAGACCAATACCGGACATTCCGATCGCTCCACTCCATCTAATCGTACCGATGCATTCCCAGCGGTGGAGAGCCTGGAAACCAACTCAAGCGTCTCTAACCTATCCCAACTGTTTGCCAGTGGTGAAGGAGGGAGCCTAGAAGAACGACTGACATTTCTGGAGCAACAAACCGCTCTGATCAATCCTCTGATGCCACTGATCTCCGAGCTGATGGGATTTGACTTAACTGTTTCCCACGAGCACAGCATTCGGGTGTTAACTCCGATTATCGATAAGATTATTGAAAATCGGGCCCGGCAAGACTCGAAAGCGATGAGTATGGTACTAGCCGATCTGATTCCCAATGCGATCGCCGAAGAAATTCAGCGATCGCCCAGAGAAGTCGCGAAAGCCCTAGCACCAGAAGTGAGTCTGGCTATTGAAGAACAAATTCGCCTCGAACGTAACTCGATCGCCAAAGCTCTAGGACCGGAGATGGGTACGGCCATTCAACGGCAAATCGAATGCGAACGGGAAGCGATGGTCGATGCTCTCTATCCGGTGATTGGGAGCACGATTGCGAAATACATGGCCGATGTCATTCAGACGATTAACCATAAAGTGGAAAGTGCCTTAACGTTACAAGGAGTGCAACGGAAAATTCAAGCGAAAGTGCAAGGGGTCTCGGAAGCCGAGTTGATTTTCCAAGAATCCATGCCCTTTAGCGTACGTGCCATATTCTTGATCCACAAAGCTTCGGGATTGGTCATTAGCGAATATCAACCAGACGATGAAGAACGTTTGGAGTCGGATATGCTAGCCGGAATGCTGACGGCAATTCGCAGTTTTGTTAACGACTGTATTACCGCAGATGGCACGACCTCTGAACTGAATGAAATTGAATACGACGATTCCAAAATTTTGATTGAAGTGGCCGGTTACTCTTACATGGCGGTCATTGTTCGAGGCGATCCTTCCCAAGCCTTTTTACAAGAGGTAGAAATTTCCTTTTCGTTTCTGTTGCAGCGCTTTTCTGACTCTTTTGCGGAGTTTGATGGGGATCCGGATACGATCCCGGAAGATGTACCGCAACAGTTGGAGAAACTGTTTGAGGAAGGACAGAAGAAACAACGGAATAATAGTTTCCCATGGTCGTTGATTGTTCTGCTGATTGCCGGGGTGGCGGCGATCGCCATTCCTTGGATTGTTATCTCCCGGCGCGCTCATGCCGAACGTCAGTTACGAGAGCAAGTCGGTCGAGTCCTCTTGACTTCCCCCGAACTTTCGGTATACTCGATTACCCCAGAATTTGATGGCGATCGCCTGGAGTTGAGCGGCAGAGTCCCCAACGACTATTTGCGCGCCAAAGCGGGCGAACTCGTCTCCGAATCGTTTCCCGAACTGATCGTAGATAATGATATCGTTGCCGTGGATTTACCTCCCGACCTAGAAGCAGCCGCAATGGAAGTGGCTCGAATTACCGAAGTTCTCAACCAACTCGATGGAGTTGCGATCGCAAGTAGCTACGAGCAAGGACACGTAGAGCTTGCCGGCCAAGTGGTTGAAGTACGCGATCTCGACAAAATTCTGGGGTCTTTAGAAAGTATTGCTGGAGTCAGTAGTGTCTTTAGCCGGATTCAACTGCAGGAAAGTCCCGTAAAGATGAAGTTCTACTACGAATCGGGTTCCGTACAACTACATCCTGCCGATCGCGCAGAAGAAATCCCAAAAATTGCACAATTTCTGGCGCAATATCCAGAATTTGATTTAATGATTACAGGTCACAGCGATAAGGAGGGAGTTTGGGGCGAAAACCAAAGAATTTCCTTAGAGCGAGCGGAAGCGGTGAAAATTGCCCTACAACAAGAAGGGGTCGATCCTCGTCGCCTGAAAGTTCAAGGAACAACCGATCTGCCCCCAGGGATTGACTCTGATGATTCCCTGGCTTTGAGTCGCTGTGTCCGGTTTGAGTTATTTCGTCCGATAAAGGTTGGAACGTAG
- a CDS encoding type III-B CRISPR module-associated Cmr3 family protein codes for MPQLDTAPNPTQSAIARPPLQYLIIIEPLGLLYGSAGPFLSPQNLVGRSGSSFPPSAATLSGLFAAHANASIPDPYERQEFIEPLQFAGPFWAKRNNPQNFLVPTPFNCIVKMDPDDRYQKIPTLKTGKVKQKLFWYPEHQKWLTQCNASPSGKFAKNSWIHVEDWNAIAFADWRWACPQLAKKLTPKGKEVIITDWKVTDWPEVYGEPWEFMPHLHPRLKKDERRVVDPQDDDENNQGSLFLENGVQLHPDACLVYLANAKIPNGCYRFGGEGHLVDVYCQNIGTYLQVLLSAPLGRSFATITPTVWGSNRRSVRAPECDEDGNLSWPDNSITTFLTQRPSVFRYRLGDSTDTRPGAPKRLSRGRYAVPAGTVYVLEEVLKEEFNLWQKWPENWFPEEGISYKRFGCGLSLPLHGAIA; via the coding sequence ATGCCACAGCTAGATACCGCACCCAACCCCACACAATCCGCGATCGCAAGACCACCTTTGCAATACCTCATTATTATTGAGCCTCTCGGCTTGCTCTATGGCAGTGCCGGCCCCTTCCTGTCGCCACAGAACCTTGTCGGCCGTTCTGGAAGCAGCTTTCCACCCTCTGCGGCCACCTTGTCGGGTTTATTTGCTGCTCATGCCAATGCCAGCATTCCCGACCCCTACGAACGCCAAGAATTCATCGAACCTCTCCAGTTCGCCGGGCCATTTTGGGCGAAACGAAACAACCCACAAAACTTCCTGGTTCCGACACCATTCAACTGCATTGTTAAAATGGATCCAGACGATCGTTATCAAAAAATTCCAACCCTTAAAACAGGTAAAGTTAAACAAAAATTGTTTTGGTATCCCGAGCATCAAAAGTGGCTTACCCAGTGCAATGCTTCTCCGAGCGGTAAATTTGCGAAAAATAGTTGGATTCATGTCGAAGATTGGAATGCGATCGCGTTTGCTGATTGGCGTTGGGCCTGTCCCCAGCTCGCCAAAAAACTTACACCTAAAGGTAAAGAAGTAATTATTACAGATTGGAAAGTTACTGATTGGCCGGAAGTGTATGGCGAACCTTGGGAGTTTATGCCACACCTTCATCCTCGTCTCAAAAAAGACGAGCGTAGGGTTGTCGATCCTCAAGATGACGACGAAAATAATCAAGGGAGCTTGTTTCTTGAAAATGGAGTACAGCTCCATCCCGATGCTTGTTTGGTCTATCTTGCGAATGCAAAAATTCCCAATGGTTGTTACCGCTTTGGTGGCGAGGGACATTTAGTCGATGTGTACTGTCAAAATATAGGAACCTACCTACAAGTCCTGTTATCTGCCCCTCTGGGACGCAGCTTTGCCACCATAACTCCCACCGTATGGGGATCGAATCGCCGCTCTGTACGCGCCCCCGAATGCGACGAGGATGGCAATTTGAGCTGGCCCGACAATAGTATTACTACCTTCCTCACGCAGCGTCCTTCTGTCTTTCGCTACCGCCTTGGAGATAGCACCGACACTCGTCCTGGCGCGCCGAAACGCCTGTCACGGGGACGGTATGCCGTGCCAGCGGGAACAGTGTATGTACTGGAGGAGGTACTAAAAGAGGAATTCAACCTTTGGCAGAAATGGCCTGAGAATTGGTTCCCAGAAGAAGGGATATCCTACAAGCGCTTTGGCTGTGGGTTGTCGCTGCCACTGCATGGTGCGATCGCGTAG
- the recF gene encoding DNA replication/repair protein RecF (All proteins in this family for which functions are known are DNA-binding proteins that assist the filamentation of RecA onto DNA for the initiation of recombination or recombinational repair.), whose protein sequence is MYLKHLYLKQFRNYWEQAASFEAPRIILVGDNAQGKSNVLEAVELLSTLRSHRASRDRDLVLNSTENSPTMGQISATVERQAGTIDLKLILRTNGSRTLAVNNEAQRRRRDFLGLLNVVQFSSLDLDLVRGSPEMRRLWLDTLLTQLEPVYDPMLRQYQQVLRQRNALLRGREGSSEVPPELAFWDAQLVAIGVRLIRRRARVLERLTPIAQAWHESISSSVEQLRIRYSPSVPWDGDSRSAPDQIEAAFFEKLYQRTVAELARGTTLVGPHRDEVELLINDTPARQYGSQGQQRTLVLALKLAELKLISEVVGESPLLLLDDVLAELDLTRQNQLLEAIADRFQTLITTTHLGTFAQHWLHSCQIFTVKAGRLTLLT, encoded by the coding sequence ATGTATTTGAAGCACCTCTATCTTAAGCAATTTCGGAATTATTGGGAGCAAGCAGCGAGTTTTGAAGCCCCCAGGATTATTTTAGTGGGGGATAATGCCCAGGGGAAATCCAACGTGTTGGAAGCGGTAGAGCTATTATCCACCCTGCGATCGCACCGCGCCAGTCGCGATCGCGATTTAGTCCTTAATTCTACAGAGAATTCTCCAACCATGGGTCAGATTAGCGCGACAGTTGAGCGGCAAGCGGGAACCATCGATCTGAAACTGATTTTGCGGACCAATGGCAGTCGCACTCTAGCGGTCAACAACGAAGCACAGCGGCGGCGGCGAGATTTCCTCGGGCTGCTCAATGTAGTGCAGTTCTCCAGCTTGGATCTAGATTTAGTCAGAGGCTCTCCAGAGATGCGCCGCTTGTGGCTCGATACCTTATTAACTCAACTCGAACCCGTCTACGACCCCATGCTGCGGCAGTATCAGCAAGTGTTGCGCCAGCGCAATGCCCTGCTGCGCGGCCGGGAAGGCAGTAGTGAAGTTCCGCCAGAGCTAGCCTTCTGGGATGCCCAGTTAGTCGCCATTGGAGTACGGCTGATCCGGCGCCGAGCCAGAGTTCTCGAGCGCCTGACCCCCATCGCTCAAGCCTGGCATGAAAGTATTAGCAGTTCCGTCGAGCAACTGCGCATTCGCTACAGTCCGAGCGTTCCTTGGGACGGAGACTCGCGATCGGCTCCAGACCAGATCGAAGCCGCCTTTTTCGAGAAACTCTACCAGCGCACCGTTGCCGAACTCGCGCGGGGAACCACCCTCGTCGGTCCCCATCGAGATGAAGTCGAATTACTCATCAACGACACTCCAGCTCGGCAATATGGCTCGCAAGGACAGCAACGTACCTTAGTTTTAGCCCTAAAACTCGCCGAATTAAAGTTAATTTCTGAAGTCGTGGGAGAATCTCCCCTGCTCTTGCTCGATGACGTGTTAGCAGAACTCGATCTCACCCGACAAAATCAACTCCTCGAAGCGATCGCCGACCGCTTTCAGACACTAATTACTACCACTCACTTAGGCACCTTTGCGCAACATTGGTTGCACTCTTGTCAGATTTTCACCGTCAAAGCCGGGCGACTCACCTTATTAACGTAA
- a CDS encoding DUF6272 family protein, whose product MEKFLGNFLKEFPPEHDSLELTFTPSSQSLKKRWQNNRLSAYFVADYFSGFLPIDETEERDRIKESKAAVSYIANELLENAIKFHSTSAHCKIIFGIHFIQDRDMIAAIFATNTLQLDELYNLEKFIHKLLTYDLEDLYIHQVEKSLEEGSSESGLGLISMIKDYGAILGWKISDSTAGSDFVTVTTMARVKV is encoded by the coding sequence ATGGAAAAATTTCTCGGCAACTTTCTTAAAGAATTTCCCCCGGAACATGATTCCTTAGAGTTGACGTTTACTCCGAGTTCGCAATCTTTAAAAAAACGATGGCAAAATAACCGGTTATCTGCCTACTTTGTTGCTGATTATTTTTCTGGATTTTTGCCAATTGATGAAACGGAAGAGCGCGATCGCATTAAGGAGAGTAAGGCTGCCGTCAGCTATATCGCTAACGAGCTTCTCGAGAATGCGATTAAGTTTCATTCTACTTCAGCCCATTGTAAAATTATTTTTGGCATTCACTTTATTCAGGATCGGGATATGATTGCAGCTATTTTTGCAACCAATACATTACAGTTAGACGAACTGTACAATTTGGAAAAATTTATTCACAAATTATTGACCTATGACCTGGAAGATTTGTATATTCATCAAGTAGAAAAAAGTTTAGAAGAAGGCAGCAGCGAATCGGGATTGGGGTTAATTAGTATGATTAAAGATTATGGTGCGATCTTGGGTTGGAAAATCAGTGATTCAACAGCAGGAAGCGACTTTGTAACAGTGACAACAATGGCCAGAGTCAAAGTTTAA
- a CDS encoding Rab family GTPase, which translates to MAKISKKICMVGDFSVGKTSLIRRFVDGQFDDKYLSTVGVKISRKEVEVAIEGETKNLQLLIWDIEGQTKFKAIAPSYLQGAKGAIIVADVSREETLDNIITHINLFRSVNPKGQIIIALNKADLIDEIKLQSFLDKHKYTEFDTIDTYETSAKTGDNVNRLFQELSGAILEMK; encoded by the coding sequence ATGGCCAAGATTTCTAAGAAAATTTGCATGGTGGGTGATTTTAGCGTCGGTAAAACGAGCTTAATTCGCCGGTTCGTTGACGGTCAGTTTGATGATAAGTATCTATCTACGGTAGGGGTGAAAATTTCGCGCAAAGAGGTAGAGGTAGCAATAGAGGGAGAAACGAAAAATCTACAATTACTAATTTGGGACATTGAAGGACAAACAAAGTTTAAGGCGATCGCCCCCAGCTATCTTCAGGGTGCCAAAGGAGCGATTATTGTAGCTGATGTGAGTCGAGAAGAAACTCTGGATAATATTATTACTCATATCAATCTCTTTCGCTCGGTCAACCCGAAAGGTCAGATTATCATTGCTCTCAATAAAGCGGATTTAATCGATGAAATCAAATTGCAGAGCTTTCTCGACAAACACAAATATACCGAGTTTGATACGATCGATACCTATGAGACTTCAGCCAAGACAGGAGATAATGTAAATCGACTGTTTCAAGAGTTATCTGGAGCAATTTTGGAAATGAAGTGA
- a CDS encoding Cas10/Cmr2 second palm domain-containing protein: MVEGKFDRDIALSVVNQTWKVILEICRYWIEDNIVAEYHWKQAWKLWEKHAFNVIHIQGETISRLYEKLANAKHSYNWTGINWQGESSSLSGINAIAWPGMDIYNHPNKYNYQKEYNGTQDTQPINDFYQELNYRIGNNIIPEVEDLNILELVQWLATHEPIFQELERKLNISPWVKTLKTNLDCNRDYRNTWMGWFKGNGDPKFFRSTMSPDHQAENLTQFSLAMTRWGRQHLQPSLGEMQGNLVYASGEDFLGVFNNTSALPPSQYLQWLYQFNSEQEHSIWQQHRQPMTLSAGFVWAAPKASQQDILHHSFAAERSAKQEGRDRLALRVLFASGNYLEWVCPWRFLQPILAGYRDRNGGKNWRHIYQDVARLESRHGFDENGVVALALFHIYFGKDNRNCLEANLWNTSERTGILGNFNPEKQSSRIALTHWIVKLAKIGFYLCR; encoded by the coding sequence ATGGTTGAAGGAAAATTCGATCGCGATATCGCTCTCTCTGTTGTCAATCAAACTTGGAAAGTAATTCTAGAAATCTGTCGTTATTGGATCGAAGATAATATTGTAGCTGAATATCACTGGAAACAAGCTTGGAAATTGTGGGAAAAACATGCCTTTAATGTTATCCATATTCAAGGGGAAACTATTAGTCGTTTATACGAAAAGCTGGCAAATGCAAAGCATTCGTACAATTGGACTGGTATTAATTGGCAAGGAGAAAGTTCTTCTCTCTCTGGCATTAATGCAATTGCTTGGCCGGGTATGGATATATATAATCATCCCAATAAATATAATTACCAGAAAGAGTACAATGGCACCCAAGATACTCAACCAATAAATGATTTTTACCAAGAGCTAAATTACAGAATAGGAAATAATATTATCCCAGAGGTAGAAGATCTAAATATTCTGGAACTGGTACAGTGGTTAGCGACTCATGAACCGATTTTTCAGGAACTCGAGCGCAAGCTAAATATATCACCTTGGGTAAAAACTCTTAAAACAAATTTAGATTGCAATCGCGACTATCGCAATACTTGGATGGGTTGGTTTAAAGGAAATGGCGATCCAAAATTTTTCCGTAGCACAATGTCCCCAGATCATCAAGCAGAAAATCTGACCCAATTTAGCTTGGCTATGACGCGATGGGGGAGGCAACATCTACAACCGAGCTTGGGCGAAATGCAAGGAAATCTTGTCTATGCGAGTGGAGAGGATTTTTTAGGTGTTTTCAATAACACATCAGCTTTACCTCCTTCTCAATATCTTCAGTGGCTGTACCAGTTTAATTCAGAACAAGAGCATAGTATTTGGCAACAGCACCGACAGCCGATGACTCTGAGTGCCGGTTTTGTCTGGGCTGCCCCGAAAGCTTCTCAACAAGATATTCTGCACCATTCTTTTGCCGCTGAAAGATCTGCGAAACAAGAAGGCAGAGACCGCTTGGCATTGCGCGTCCTCTTTGCCAGTGGGAATTATCTCGAATGGGTTTGTCCTTGGCGGTTTCTGCAACCTATTTTAGCAGGATACCGCGATCGCAATGGCGGCAAAAACTGGAGGCACATTTACCAAGATGTTGCTCGATTAGAATCCCGTCATGGCTTTGATGAAAACGGTGTCGTTGCTTTAGCACTGTTTCATATTTATTTTGGTAAAGATAATCGAAATTGTTTGGAAGCGAATTTGTGGAATACCAGTGAGAGAACGGGAATTCTGGGTAACTTTAATCCAGAAAAACAGAGTTCTCGAATCGCTCTGACCCATTGGATCGTCAAATTAGCAAAGATAGGTTTTTATTTATGTCGTTAG